One stretch of Nomascus leucogenys isolate Asia chromosome 7b, Asia_NLE_v1, whole genome shotgun sequence DNA includes these proteins:
- the PRAME gene encoding melanoma antigen preferentially expressed in tumors isoform X1 yields the protein MERRRLRGSIQSRYISMSVWTDPRRLVELAGQSLLKDEALAIAALELLPRELFPPLFMAAFDGRHSQTLKAMVQTWPFTCLPLGVLMKGQQLHLETFKAVLDGLDVLLAQEVRPRRGKLQVLDLRKNSHQDFWTVWSGNRASLYSFPEPEAAQLMTKKRKVDGLSTEAEQPFIPIEVLVDLSLKEGACDELFSYLIEKVKRKKNVLHLCCKKLKIFAMPLQNIKMILKMVQLDSIEDLEVTCTWKLPTLAKFSHYLGQMINLRRLILSHIHVSSYISPEKEEQYIAQFTSQFLSLQCLQALYVDSLFFLRGRLDQLLRHVMNPLETLSITNCRLLEGDVMHLSQSPSVSQLSVLSLSGVTLTDISPEPLQALLERASATLQDLDFDECGIIDDQLLVLLPSLSHCSQLTTLSFCGNPISLSALQSLLQHLIGLSNLTHVLYPVPLESYEDVHGTLHLGRLAYLHARLRELLCELGRPSMVWLSANPCPHCGDRTLYDPEPILCPCFMPN from the exons ATGGAACGAAGACGTTTGCGG GGTTCCATTCAGAGCCGATACATCAGCATGAGCGTGTGGACAGACCCACGGAGACTTGTGGAGCTGGCAGGGCAGAGCCTGCTGAAGGATGAGGCCCTGGCCATCGCCGCCCTGGAGTTGCTGCCCAGGGAGCTCTTCCCGCCACTCTTCATGGCAGCCTTTGACGGgagacacagccagaccctgAAGGCAATGGTGCAGACCTGGCCCTTCACCTGCCTCCCTCTGGGAGTGTTGATGAAGGGACAACAGCTTCACCTGGAGACCTTCAAAGCTGTGCTTGATGGACTTGATGTGCTCCTTGCCCAGGAGGTTCGCCCCAG GAGGGGGAAACTTCAAGTGCTGGATTTACGGAAGAACTCTCATCAGGACTTCTGGACTGTATGGTCTGGAAACAGGGCCAGTCTGTACTCATTTCCAGAGCCAGAAGCAGCTCAGCTCATGACAAAGAAGCGAAAAGTAGATGGTTTGAGCACAGAGGCAGAGCAGCCCTTCATTCCAATAGAGGTGCTCGTAGACCTGTCCCTCAAGGAAGGTGCCTGTGATGAACTGTTCTCCTACCTCATTGAGAAAGTGAAGCGAAAGAAAAATGTACTACATCTGTGCTGTAAGAAGCTGAAGATTTTTGCAATGCCCTTGCAGAATATCAAGATGATCCTGAAAATGGTGCAGCTGGACTCTATTGAAGATTTGGAAGTGACTTGTACCTGGAAGCTACCCACCTTGGCAAAATTTTCTCATTACCTGGGCCAGATGATTAATCTGCGTAGACTCATCCTCTCCCACATCCATGTGTCTTCCTACATTTCCCCGGAGAAGGAAGAGCAGTATATCGCCCAGTTCACCTCTCAGTTCCTCAGCCTGCAGTGCCTGCAGGCTCTCTATGTGgactctttatttttccttagagGCCGCCTGGATCAGTTGCTCAG GCACGTGATGAACCCCTTGGAAACCCTCTCAATAACAAACTGCCGGCTTTTGGAAGGGGATGTGATGCATCTGTCCCAGAGCCCCAGCGTCAGTCAGCTAAGTGTCCTGAGTCTAAGTGGGGTCACACTGACCGATATAAGTCCCGAGCCCCTCCAAGCTCTGCTGGAGAGAGCCTCTGCCACCCTCCAGGACCTGGACTTTGATGAGTGTGGGATCATAGATGATCAGCTCCTTGTCCTCCTGCCTtccctgagccactgctcccagcttaCGACCTTAAGCTTCTGCGGGAATCCCATCTCCCTATCTGCCCTGCAGAGTCTCCTGCAGCACCTCATCGGGCTGAGCAATCTGACCCACGTGCTGTATCCTGTACCCCTGGAGAGTTACGAGGATGTCCATGGTACCCTCCACCTGGGGAGACTTGCCTATCTGCATGCCAGGCTCAGGGAGTTGCTGTGCGAGTTGGGGCGGCCCAGCATGGTCTGGCTTAGTGCCAACCCCTGTCCTCACTGTGGGGACAGAACCTTGTATGACCCAGAGCCCATCCTGTGCCCCTGTTTCATGCCTAACTAG
- the PRAME gene encoding melanoma antigen preferentially expressed in tumors isoform X2, which yields MSVWTDPRRLVELAGQSLLKDEALAIAALELLPRELFPPLFMAAFDGRHSQTLKAMVQTWPFTCLPLGVLMKGQQLHLETFKAVLDGLDVLLAQEVRPRRGKLQVLDLRKNSHQDFWTVWSGNRASLYSFPEPEAAQLMTKKRKVDGLSTEAEQPFIPIEVLVDLSLKEGACDELFSYLIEKVKRKKNVLHLCCKKLKIFAMPLQNIKMILKMVQLDSIEDLEVTCTWKLPTLAKFSHYLGQMINLRRLILSHIHVSSYISPEKEEQYIAQFTSQFLSLQCLQALYVDSLFFLRGRLDQLLRHVMNPLETLSITNCRLLEGDVMHLSQSPSVSQLSVLSLSGVTLTDISPEPLQALLERASATLQDLDFDECGIIDDQLLVLLPSLSHCSQLTTLSFCGNPISLSALQSLLQHLIGLSNLTHVLYPVPLESYEDVHGTLHLGRLAYLHARLRELLCELGRPSMVWLSANPCPHCGDRTLYDPEPILCPCFMPN from the exons ATGAGCGTGTGGACAGACCCACGGAGACTTGTGGAGCTGGCAGGGCAGAGCCTGCTGAAGGATGAGGCCCTGGCCATCGCCGCCCTGGAGTTGCTGCCCAGGGAGCTCTTCCCGCCACTCTTCATGGCAGCCTTTGACGGgagacacagccagaccctgAAGGCAATGGTGCAGACCTGGCCCTTCACCTGCCTCCCTCTGGGAGTGTTGATGAAGGGACAACAGCTTCACCTGGAGACCTTCAAAGCTGTGCTTGATGGACTTGATGTGCTCCTTGCCCAGGAGGTTCGCCCCAG GAGGGGGAAACTTCAAGTGCTGGATTTACGGAAGAACTCTCATCAGGACTTCTGGACTGTATGGTCTGGAAACAGGGCCAGTCTGTACTCATTTCCAGAGCCAGAAGCAGCTCAGCTCATGACAAAGAAGCGAAAAGTAGATGGTTTGAGCACAGAGGCAGAGCAGCCCTTCATTCCAATAGAGGTGCTCGTAGACCTGTCCCTCAAGGAAGGTGCCTGTGATGAACTGTTCTCCTACCTCATTGAGAAAGTGAAGCGAAAGAAAAATGTACTACATCTGTGCTGTAAGAAGCTGAAGATTTTTGCAATGCCCTTGCAGAATATCAAGATGATCCTGAAAATGGTGCAGCTGGACTCTATTGAAGATTTGGAAGTGACTTGTACCTGGAAGCTACCCACCTTGGCAAAATTTTCTCATTACCTGGGCCAGATGATTAATCTGCGTAGACTCATCCTCTCCCACATCCATGTGTCTTCCTACATTTCCCCGGAGAAGGAAGAGCAGTATATCGCCCAGTTCACCTCTCAGTTCCTCAGCCTGCAGTGCCTGCAGGCTCTCTATGTGgactctttatttttccttagagGCCGCCTGGATCAGTTGCTCAG GCACGTGATGAACCCCTTGGAAACCCTCTCAATAACAAACTGCCGGCTTTTGGAAGGGGATGTGATGCATCTGTCCCAGAGCCCCAGCGTCAGTCAGCTAAGTGTCCTGAGTCTAAGTGGGGTCACACTGACCGATATAAGTCCCGAGCCCCTCCAAGCTCTGCTGGAGAGAGCCTCTGCCACCCTCCAGGACCTGGACTTTGATGAGTGTGGGATCATAGATGATCAGCTCCTTGTCCTCCTGCCTtccctgagccactgctcccagcttaCGACCTTAAGCTTCTGCGGGAATCCCATCTCCCTATCTGCCCTGCAGAGTCTCCTGCAGCACCTCATCGGGCTGAGCAATCTGACCCACGTGCTGTATCCTGTACCCCTGGAGAGTTACGAGGATGTCCATGGTACCCTCCACCTGGGGAGACTTGCCTATCTGCATGCCAGGCTCAGGGAGTTGCTGTGCGAGTTGGGGCGGCCCAGCATGGTCTGGCTTAGTGCCAACCCCTGTCCTCACTGTGGGGACAGAACCTTGTATGACCCAGAGCCCATCCTGTGCCCCTGTTTCATGCCTAACTAG